A single Rattus norvegicus strain BN/NHsdMcwi chromosome 5, GRCr8, whole genome shotgun sequence DNA region contains:
- the A3galt2 gene encoding alpha-1,3-galactosyltransferase 2, whose protein sequence is MALEGLRAKKRLLWRLFLSAFGLLGLYHYWFKIFRLFEVFIPMGICPMAIMPLLKDNFTGVLRHWARPEVLTCTSWGAPIIWDETFDPHVAEREARRQNLTIGLTVFAVGRYLEKYLEHFLVSAEQYFMVGQNVVYYVFTDRPEAVPHVALGQGRLLRVKPVRREKRWQDVSMARMLTLHEALGGQLGREADYVFCLDVDQYFSGNFGPEVLADLVAQLHAWHFRWPRWMLPYERDKRSAAALSLSEGDFYYHAAVFGGSVAALLKLTAHCATGQQLDREHGIEARWHDESHLNKFFWLSKPTKLLSPEFCWAEEIGWRPEIHHPRLIWAPKEYALVRT, encoded by the exons ATGGCTCTGGAGGGACTCAG GGCCAAGAAGAGACTCCTGTGGCGACTCTTCCTGTCTGCGTTTGGTCTCCTAGGCCTGTACCATTACTGGTTCAAGATTTTCAG GCTCTTTGAAGTGTTCATCCCCATGGGCATCTGCCCTATGGCCATCATGCCTCTGCTAAAGGACAATTTCACCGGAGTGCTGCGTCACTG GGCCCGGCCTGAAGTCCTGACCTGTACCTCTTGGGGAGCCCCAATTATCTGGGATGAGACCTTCGACCCACACGTAGCTGAGCGAGAGGCGAGACGGCAGAACCTTACCATTGGACTGACTGTCTTTGCGGTAGGCAG GTACCTGGAGAAGTACCTGGAGCACTTCCTGGTATCGGCAGAGCAGTACTTCATGGTCGGCCAGAACGTGGTGTATTATGTGTTTACCGACCGACCGGAAGCAGTGCCCCACGTGGCTCTAGGCCAGGGTCGCCTGCTGCGGGTGAAACCAGTGAGAAGAGAGAAGCGCTGGCAGGACGTGTCAATGGCTCGCATGCTCACGCTACACGAGGCTCTGGGAGGGCAGCTGGGCCGAGAAGCTGACTATGTGTTCTGCCTGGACGTGGACCAGTACTTCAGCGGTAACTTCGGACCCGAGGTGCTGGCAGATTTGGTGGCACAGCTGCACGCCTGGCACTTCCGCTGGCCTCGGTGGATGCTGCCCTACGAGAGGGACAAGCGGTCGGCTGCCGCGCTGTCGTTAAGCGAAGGCGATTTCTACTACCACGCCGCGGTGTTCGGGGGCAGTGTGGCGGCTCTGCTCAAGCTGACGGCTCACTGTGCGACTGGCCAACAGCTGGACCGTGAGCATGGCATTGAGGCACGCTGGCACGACGAGAGCCACCTCAACAAGTTCTTCTGGCTGAGCAAGCCCACCAagctgctgtcgccagagttttgcTGGGCAGAGGAAATTGGCTGGAGGCCAGAGATCCACCACCCTCGTCTGATCTGGGCACCCAAGGAGTACGCACTGGTGCGAACCTAG
- the A3galt2 gene encoding alpha-1,3-galactosyltransferase 2 isoform X1 — MALEGLRAKKRLLWRLFLSAFGLLGLYHYWFKIFRLFEVFIPMGICPMAIMPLLKDNFTGVLRHWYLEKYLEHFLVSAEQYFMVGQNVVYYVFTDRPEAVPHVALGQGRLLRVKPVRREKRWQDVSMARMLTLHEALGGQLGREADYVFCLDVDQYFSGNFGPEVLADLVAQLHAWHFRWPRWMLPYERDKRSAAALSLSEGDFYYHAAVFGGSVAALLKLTAHCATGQQLDREHGIEARWHDESHLNKFFWLSKPTKLLSPEFCWAEEIGWRPEIHHPRLIWAPKEYALVRT; from the exons ATGGCTCTGGAGGGACTCAG GGCCAAGAAGAGACTCCTGTGGCGACTCTTCCTGTCTGCGTTTGGTCTCCTAGGCCTGTACCATTACTGGTTCAAGATTTTCAG GCTCTTTGAAGTGTTCATCCCCATGGGCATCTGCCCTATGGCCATCATGCCTCTGCTAAAGGACAATTTCACCGGAGTGCTGCGTCACTG GTACCTGGAGAAGTACCTGGAGCACTTCCTGGTATCGGCAGAGCAGTACTTCATGGTCGGCCAGAACGTGGTGTATTATGTGTTTACCGACCGACCGGAAGCAGTGCCCCACGTGGCTCTAGGCCAGGGTCGCCTGCTGCGGGTGAAACCAGTGAGAAGAGAGAAGCGCTGGCAGGACGTGTCAATGGCTCGCATGCTCACGCTACACGAGGCTCTGGGAGGGCAGCTGGGCCGAGAAGCTGACTATGTGTTCTGCCTGGACGTGGACCAGTACTTCAGCGGTAACTTCGGACCCGAGGTGCTGGCAGATTTGGTGGCACAGCTGCACGCCTGGCACTTCCGCTGGCCTCGGTGGATGCTGCCCTACGAGAGGGACAAGCGGTCGGCTGCCGCGCTGTCGTTAAGCGAAGGCGATTTCTACTACCACGCCGCGGTGTTCGGGGGCAGTGTGGCGGCTCTGCTCAAGCTGACGGCTCACTGTGCGACTGGCCAACAGCTGGACCGTGAGCATGGCATTGAGGCACGCTGGCACGACGAGAGCCACCTCAACAAGTTCTTCTGGCTGAGCAAGCCCACCAagctgctgtcgccagagttttgcTGGGCAGAGGAAATTGGCTGGAGGCCAGAGATCCACCACCCTCGTCTGATCTGGGCACCCAAGGAGTACGCACTGGTGCGAACCTAG